A single window of Streptomyces griseoviridis DNA harbors:
- a CDS encoding gephyrin-like molybdotransferase receptor GlpR has protein sequence MSSSGLIYAVIVGAWAAYLVPMWLRRQDELNEARPTERFSTAIRLLSGRAGMERRYAKDLRARSADEGEHDTSDPDAATDAVDVRAFAMPPASPRVRAEVRGDARGESRGEGRAQTAGRTPPARDHSQRDHASREHASREHAPRDHASREHASREHGGNASEPEPAAGHAPAATADQASAHPGNQVPQPAAQAGPQAQAAPGVPHPGRSARRTPAADAAAARARRVKVLARRRRTTMMLFIAFTCGAIVAAVGGLAFLWAPGVPAVLLSTYIAHLRSQERRRFAYQMDRRQAEAAAQRLRERQRQPRRRAVVEADVDEPEDAPEQQTDPGLSALAADRRALVEQTDHAEWVDQQRERQRRPGHGDSWDPVPVPLPTYVTAPVAPRATADVDLGAPDAWSSARSSAVAPEQEADADAEEPGGEPEDGAEEKAEGGDRSDARRAASARRARERGRTPLFDQYEDGDRPRAANE, from the coding sequence GTGAGCAGCAGCGGCCTCATCTACGCAGTCATTGTCGGGGCCTGGGCCGCCTACTTGGTGCCGATGTGGCTCCGTAGGCAGGACGAGCTGAACGAGGCCCGTCCGACGGAACGCTTCAGCACTGCCATCCGGTTGCTGTCCGGACGGGCGGGGATGGAGCGCCGGTACGCCAAGGACCTGCGTGCGCGCTCCGCCGACGAGGGGGAGCACGACACGTCCGACCCGGACGCCGCCACCGACGCGGTGGACGTCCGGGCCTTCGCCATGCCCCCGGCCTCGCCGCGCGTCCGCGCCGAGGTGCGCGGTGACGCGCGGGGCGAGTCCCGCGGCGAGGGGCGCGCGCAGACGGCGGGGCGTACGCCCCCGGCGCGCGATCACTCGCAGCGCGACCACGCGTCCCGTGAGCACGCGTCCCGTGAGCACGCTCCCCGCGACCACGCATCCCGTGAGCACGCGTCCCGTGAGCACGGCGGCAACGCCTCCGAGCCGGAACCGGCCGCGGGCCACGCGCCCGCTGCCACCGCCGATCAGGCGTCGGCGCATCCCGGGAACCAGGTGCCGCAACCGGCCGCGCAGGCCGGCCCGCAGGCGCAGGCCGCCCCGGGCGTCCCGCACCCGGGCAGGTCCGCCCGGCGCACGCCCGCGGCCGACGCCGCCGCCGCGCGCGCCCGGCGGGTGAAGGTGCTCGCGCGCCGCCGGCGGACCACCATGATGCTCTTCATCGCCTTCACCTGCGGCGCGATCGTCGCCGCCGTCGGCGGGCTCGCCTTCCTCTGGGCGCCCGGCGTGCCCGCCGTGCTGCTCAGCACGTACATCGCGCATCTGCGCTCGCAGGAGCGCCGTCGCTTCGCCTACCAGATGGACCGCAGGCAGGCCGAGGCCGCGGCGCAGCGGCTGCGGGAGCGGCAGCGGCAGCCGCGCCGCCGCGCGGTCGTCGAGGCGGACGTCGACGAGCCGGAGGATGCCCCAGAGCAGCAGACCGATCCCGGGCTCTCGGCGCTGGCCGCCGACCGGCGGGCGCTGGTGGAGCAGACCGACCACGCCGAGTGGGTCGACCAGCAGCGGGAGCGGCAGCGCAGGCCGGGGCACGGGGACAGCTGGGACCCGGTGCCGGTGCCGCTGCCGACGTACGTGACCGCGCCGGTGGCGCCGCGGGCCACCGCGGACGTCGACCTCGGGGCGCCCGACGCGTGGAGTTCGGCGCGCTCCAGCGCCGTCGCGCCCGAGCAGGAGGCGGACGCCGACGCCGAGGAGCCTGGCGGGGAGCCCGAGGACGGTGCCGAGGAGAAGGCCGAGGGCGGTGACCGCAGCGACGCGCGGCGGGCGGCGTCCGCGCGGCGTGCCCGGGAGCGCGGCCGCACCCCGCTGTTCGACCAGTACGAGGACGGCGACCGGCCGCGCGCGGCCAACGAGTAG
- a CDS encoding MerR family transcriptional regulator — protein sequence MEELARLAGITVRTLRFYRERKLIPPPRREGRIAWYDDHHLARLRTIAALLERGHTLSGIAELADALDHGRDVADLIGVDSPTEEEPVRLTPEELAARFEGEVTPENLAAAMDLGYLGTDGDEIVHISRRLLDVSSALVREGIPLADVLAAGAEVRRHTESLADLFTTLILRHAAREDLHRLRPLARSVVEAELSLALDREVRRRG from the coding sequence ATGGAGGAGCTGGCTAGGCTGGCCGGCATCACCGTGCGCACCCTGCGCTTCTACCGCGAACGCAAACTGATCCCGCCACCCCGCCGCGAAGGCCGCATCGCCTGGTACGACGACCACCACCTGGCCCGGCTGCGCACGATCGCGGCCCTGCTGGAGCGCGGCCACACCCTCAGCGGCATCGCCGAACTCGCCGACGCCCTCGACCACGGCAGGGACGTCGCCGACCTGATCGGCGTCGACTCCCCGACCGAGGAGGAGCCGGTCCGCCTCACCCCCGAGGAACTCGCCGCCCGCTTCGAGGGCGAGGTCACCCCGGAGAACCTGGCCGCCGCGATGGACCTCGGCTACCTGGGCACGGACGGCGACGAGATCGTCCACATCAGCCGACGGCTGCTCGACGTGTCGTCGGCCCTGGTCCGCGAGGGCATCCCGCTGGCGGACGTCCTGGCGGCGGGCGCCGAGGTCCGCCGCCACACGGAGTCCCTGGCCGACCTCTTCACCACCCTGATCCTGCGCCACGCGGCCAGGGAGGACCTGCACCGCCTGCGCCCGCTGGCCCGCAGCGTGGTGGAGGCGGAACTGAGCCTGGCCCTCGACCGCGAGGTGCGACGACGCGGCTAG
- a CDS encoding MogA/MoaB family molybdenum cofactor biosynthesis protein: MSAAPYRALVVTASNRAAAGVYEDRGGPLVAAGLEGLGFTVDGPRVVADGDPVEAELRAGAHAGYDVVVTTGGTGVSPTDRTPEATRRVVDYEVPGIPEAIRAYGREKVPTAALSRGLAGVAGRTLIVNLPGSTGGVKDGLAVLEPLLLHAVDQLRGGDHPRPGAIRGGAS, translated from the coding sequence ATGAGCGCCGCGCCCTACCGCGCGCTGGTCGTGACCGCCTCCAACCGGGCCGCGGCCGGCGTCTACGAGGACAGGGGCGGGCCGCTCGTCGCCGCGGGACTCGAAGGACTCGGGTTCACCGTCGACGGGCCCCGGGTCGTCGCCGACGGCGACCCCGTGGAGGCCGAGCTGCGCGCCGGCGCGCACGCCGGGTACGACGTCGTCGTCACCACCGGCGGCACCGGCGTCTCGCCCACCGACCGCACGCCGGAGGCCACCCGCCGGGTCGTCGACTACGAGGTGCCCGGCATCCCCGAGGCGATCAGGGCGTACGGACGCGAGAAGGTGCCCACCGCGGCGCTCTCCCGCGGTCTCGCCGGAGTCGCGGGCCGCACCCTGATCGTCAACCTGCCAGGATCCACCGGCGGGGTGAAGGACGGTCTCGCCGTCCTGGAGCCCCTGCTGCTGCACGCCGTGGACCAGCTCCGCGGCGGCGACCACCCGAGACCCGGCGCCATCCGTGGGGGTGCGAGCTGA
- a CDS encoding exodeoxyribonuclease III, with protein sequence MCRYRARVLTVTTVNVNGLRAAAKKGFVEWLAETSSDVLCLQEVRAEPGQLPAGVREPDGWHVVHAPAAAKGRAGVSLYTRREPDRVRIGFGSDEFDASGRYVEADLPGVTVASLYLPSGEVGTERQDEKLRFMGEFHAYLKELRERAAADGREVVVCGDWNIAHQEADLKNWRGNVKNSGFLPEERAWLGRVLDAEDGGYVDVVRALHPDGEGPYSWWSYRGRAFDNDAGWRIDYQIATPGLAEGAVKAVVERAATHAERWSDHAPVTVVYER encoded by the coding sequence GTGTGCCGGTATCGTGCCCGGGTGCTGACTGTGACCACGGTGAATGTGAACGGACTGCGGGCCGCCGCGAAGAAGGGCTTCGTGGAGTGGCTCGCCGAGACCTCCTCGGACGTGCTCTGCCTCCAGGAGGTGCGGGCCGAACCGGGGCAACTGCCCGCGGGGGTGCGGGAGCCCGACGGCTGGCACGTCGTGCACGCCCCGGCCGCGGCGAAGGGGCGCGCGGGCGTCTCCCTCTACACCCGCAGGGAGCCGGACCGGGTGCGGATCGGGTTCGGGTCGGACGAGTTCGACGCGAGCGGACGGTACGTCGAGGCCGACCTGCCCGGTGTCACCGTCGCCTCCCTCTATCTGCCCTCCGGTGAGGTCGGCACCGAGCGGCAGGACGAGAAGCTGCGCTTCATGGGCGAGTTCCACGCCTATCTGAAGGAGCTGCGTGAGCGGGCCGCCGCCGACGGGCGCGAGGTGGTCGTCTGCGGCGACTGGAACATCGCCCACCAGGAGGCCGACCTCAAGAACTGGCGCGGCAACGTGAAGAACTCCGGGTTCCTGCCCGAGGAGCGCGCGTGGCTCGGCCGGGTCCTCGACGCGGAGGACGGCGGCTACGTCGACGTCGTCCGCGCGCTGCACCCCGACGGGGAGGGGCCCTACTCCTGGTGGTCGTACCGGGGGCGGGCCTTCGACAACGACGCCGGCTGGCGCATCGACTACCAGATCGCCACCCCCGGGCTCGCGGAAGGCGCCGTCAAGGCGGTCGTGGAGCGCGCGGCCACGCACGCCGAGCGCTGGTCCGACCACGCGCCCGTGACCGTCGTCTACGAGCGGTGA
- a CDS encoding flavin-containing monooxygenase yields MAQQEREEQRGTEHVRVAVIGSGFGGLGAAVRLRREGVTDFVVLERADSVGGTWRDNSYPGCACDVPSHLYSFSFAPHSQWPRTFSGQEHIRAYLEHVTDVFRLRPHLRFGAEVTLMTWDAERLRWDIETTSGRYTADLVVSATGPLSDPKVPDVPGLDSFPGKVFHSARWDHGYDLRGKRVAMVGTGASAIQIVPAIQPDVSRLTLFQRTPPWVMPRVDRRITGAERALHRALPVTGRMRRGLLWGIRELQVQAFTKHPDELGFVEQLAKRNMARAIKDPALRATLTPDYRIGCKRILLSSTYYPALARPNVDVVAAGLAEVRGSTVVAADGTEAEVDAIIFGTGFHVTDMPIAQRVVGVGGRTLAEAWSGGMEALRGASAAGFPNWMTVIGPNTGLGNSSMILMIESQLNYLADYVRQLDVLGGRVALDARPSAVHAWNRRVQRRMERTVWNTGGCTSWYLDANGRNTTVWPGTTTEFRRATRSVDLAEYEVLRPAAATAAPLDEKREVSA; encoded by the coding sequence ATGGCCCAGCAGGAGCGGGAAGAACAACGCGGCACCGAACATGTCAGGGTGGCCGTCATCGGATCCGGGTTCGGCGGGCTCGGGGCCGCCGTGCGGCTGCGGCGCGAGGGCGTCACCGACTTCGTCGTCCTGGAGCGGGCCGACAGCGTCGGCGGCACCTGGCGCGACAACAGCTATCCGGGGTGCGCCTGCGACGTGCCCTCGCACCTGTACTCGTTCTCGTTCGCGCCGCACTCCCAGTGGCCGCGCACCTTCTCGGGGCAGGAGCACATCCGCGCCTACCTGGAGCACGTCACCGACGTCTTCCGGCTCCGCCCGCACCTGCGCTTCGGCGCCGAGGTCACGCTGATGACCTGGGACGCCGAGCGGCTGCGCTGGGACATCGAGACCACCTCGGGCCGCTACACCGCCGACCTCGTCGTCTCCGCCACCGGCCCGCTCTCCGACCCCAAGGTCCCCGACGTCCCCGGGCTCGACTCCTTCCCCGGCAAGGTCTTCCACTCGGCCCGCTGGGACCACGGCTACGACCTGCGCGGCAAGCGGGTCGCCATGGTCGGCACCGGCGCCTCCGCCATCCAGATCGTCCCGGCGATCCAGCCCGACGTCTCCCGGCTCACCCTCTTCCAGCGCACCCCGCCCTGGGTGATGCCCCGGGTCGACCGGCGCATCACGGGCGCCGAGCGCGCCCTGCACCGGGCGCTGCCCGTCACCGGCCGGATGCGCCGCGGACTGCTGTGGGGCATCAGGGAGTTGCAGGTCCAGGCGTTCACCAAGCACCCCGACGAGCTGGGCTTCGTCGAGCAGTTGGCCAAGCGCAACATGGCCCGCGCCATCAAGGACCCCGCCCTGCGCGCCACGTTGACCCCCGACTACCGGATCGGCTGCAAGCGCATCCTGCTCTCCAGCACCTACTATCCGGCGCTCGCCCGGCCCAACGTGGACGTCGTCGCCGCCGGGCTCGCCGAGGTGCGCGGGTCGACCGTCGTCGCCGCCGACGGCACCGAGGCCGAGGTCGACGCGATCATCTTCGGCACCGGCTTCCACGTCACCGACATGCCCATCGCCCAGCGGGTGGTCGGGGTCGGGGGCCGGACCCTGGCTGAGGCGTGGAGCGGCGGGATGGAGGCGCTGCGCGGGGCGTCGGCCGCCGGCTTCCCCAACTGGATGACCGTCATCGGGCCCAACACCGGCCTCGGCAACTCCTCCATGATCCTCATGATCGAGTCCCAGCTGAACTACCTCGCCGACTACGTCCGCCAACTCGACGTCCTCGGCGGCCGGGTGGCCCTCGACGCCCGGCCGAGCGCCGTGCACGCCTGGAACCGGCGGGTGCAGCGGCGGATGGAGCGCACGGTGTGGAACACCGGCGGCTGCACCAGCTGGTACCTCGACGCGAACGGCCGCAACACCACCGTCTGGCCGGGCACCACCACCGAGTTCCGGCGCGCGACGCGGAGCGTGGACCTCGCCGAGTACGAGGTGCTGCGGCCCGCGGCCGCCACCGCGGCCCCCTTGGACGAGAAGCGCGAGGTGTCCGCGTGA
- a CDS encoding GNAT family N-acetyltransferase: protein MLADGDLVLRPIKLRDQRPWREVNRRNRDWLRPWEATIPPPTPSGPIAHRPTYRQMVRHLRSEANAGRMLPFVIEYQGRLVGQLTVAGITWGSMCSGHVGYWVDESVAGRGVMPASVALVVDHCFRTVGLHRIEVCIRPENRPSRRVVEKLGFREEGLRPRYLHIDGAWRDHLVYALTAEEVPDGLLNRWHRARSRRTSQDSAPNTSPHTPGNPT, encoded by the coding sequence GTGCTCGCGGACGGCGACCTCGTCCTGCGGCCGATAAAGCTGCGCGACCAGCGCCCCTGGCGCGAGGTCAACCGGCGCAACCGCGACTGGCTGCGCCCCTGGGAGGCGACGATCCCGCCGCCCACCCCCAGCGGGCCGATCGCCCACCGGCCGACCTACCGTCAGATGGTCAGGCACCTGCGCTCCGAGGCGAACGCCGGCCGGATGCTGCCGTTCGTCATCGAGTACCAGGGGCGCCTGGTCGGGCAGTTGACCGTCGCCGGGATCACCTGGGGCTCCATGTGCTCGGGGCACGTCGGCTACTGGGTGGACGAGTCGGTCGCCGGACGCGGGGTGATGCCGGCGTCCGTGGCGCTCGTCGTCGACCACTGTTTCCGAACCGTCGGACTGCACCGCATCGAGGTCTGCATTCGCCCCGAGAACCGGCCGAGCCGCCGGGTGGTGGAGAAACTCGGATTCCGGGAGGAGGGGCTGCGGCCCCGATATCTCCACATCGACGGCGCCTGGCGCGACCACCTGGTGTACGCGCTCACCGCGGAGGAGGTCCCCGACGGCCTGCTGAACCGCTGGCACCGGGCCCGTTCCCGGCGGACGTCGCAGGACTCCGCGCCGAACACCTCGCCCCACACCCCGGGCAATCCCACCTAG
- the glp gene encoding molybdotransferase-like divisome protein Glp, with amino-acid sequence MSSAAPRPADPDHLWSVEEHLEDVLATVRPLEPIELNLLDAQGCVLVEDITVAVSLPPFDNSSMDGYAVRVADVAGASEEFPAVLEVVGDIAAGLASSLRVGPGQAARIMTGAPMPPGAEAVVPVEWTDGGLGEGPVTGMPAHSLVPEGAQGQVQVHRAAEAGAHIRARGGDARSGDRALDAGTVLGPPQIALLAAIGRGTVKVRPRPRVVVLSTGSELVQPDEALADGQIYDSNSFALTACARDAGAIAYRVGAVPDDAETLRSTIEDQLVRADLMVTTGGVSVGAYDVVKEALSHVGDEDEPGSGVEFRKLAMQPGKPQGFGTIGPDHTPLLALPGNPVSSYVSFELFVRPAIRTLMGLDDVHRPRTRARLVADKALTSPAGRRQFLRATVSDGSVRPVGGAGSHLVAALAQADALIVVPEDVESVEPGTEVEVVLLG; translated from the coding sequence TTGAGCAGCGCCGCGCCCCGCCCCGCCGACCCGGACCACCTGTGGTCGGTGGAGGAGCACCTGGAGGACGTCCTCGCCACGGTCCGCCCCCTCGAACCCATCGAGCTGAACCTCCTCGACGCCCAGGGCTGCGTCCTCGTCGAGGACATCACGGTGGCGGTCTCGCTGCCGCCGTTCGACAACAGCTCGATGGACGGGTACGCGGTACGGGTCGCCGACGTCGCGGGCGCGAGCGAGGAGTTCCCCGCCGTCCTCGAGGTCGTCGGGGACATCGCGGCCGGCCTCGCCTCCTCCCTGCGGGTCGGCCCCGGGCAGGCCGCGCGCATCATGACCGGCGCCCCGATGCCGCCCGGCGCCGAGGCCGTCGTCCCCGTGGAGTGGACCGACGGAGGGCTCGGCGAGGGACCCGTCACCGGGATGCCGGCCCACAGCCTCGTCCCCGAGGGCGCCCAGGGGCAGGTGCAGGTGCACCGGGCGGCCGAGGCGGGCGCGCACATCCGCGCGCGGGGCGGCGACGCACGCTCAGGCGACCGCGCCCTCGACGCCGGCACGGTCCTCGGCCCGCCGCAGATCGCGCTGCTCGCCGCGATCGGCCGCGGCACCGTCAAGGTCCGCCCGCGCCCGCGCGTGGTCGTGCTGTCCACCGGCAGCGAACTGGTCCAGCCCGACGAGGCGCTCGCCGACGGCCAGATCTACGACTCCAACAGCTTCGCCCTCACCGCCTGCGCCCGTGACGCCGGCGCCATCGCCTACCGGGTCGGCGCCGTCCCCGACGACGCCGAGACGCTCCGCTCCACCATCGAGGACCAACTCGTGCGCGCCGACCTCATGGTGACCACCGGCGGGGTGAGCGTCGGCGCCTACGACGTCGTCAAGGAGGCGCTGTCGCACGTCGGCGACGAGGACGAACCCGGCAGCGGCGTCGAGTTCCGCAAGCTCGCCATGCAGCCGGGCAAGCCCCAGGGCTTCGGCACCATCGGCCCCGACCACACCCCGCTGCTCGCCCTGCCGGGCAACCCGGTCTCCTCCTACGTCTCCTTCGAGCTGTTCGTGCGCCCCGCGATCCGCACCCTGATGGGGCTCGACGACGTCCACCGCCCGAGAACCCGCGCGCGCCTCGTCGCCGACAAGGCGCTCACCTCGCCCGCGGGCCGCAGGCAGTTCCTGCGCGCCACCGTCTCCGACGGCTCCGTACGCCCCGTCGGTGGCGCCGGATCGCACCTGGTCGCGGCCCTCGCGCAGGCCGACGCGCTGATCGTCGTCCCCGAGGACGTGGAGTCCGTGGAGCCGGGCACCGAGGTCGAGGTGGTCCTGCTCGGCTGA
- a CDS encoding alpha/beta fold hydrolase translates to MSRPGHVAAGPYAPPVPARALTAVSADGTRLHVEVHGPDDAPAVVLSHGWTCSTAFWAAQIRDLAADHRVVAYDQRGHGRTPASPACTTDALADDLEAVLAATLAPGEKAVIAGHSMGGMTILAAAARPGFREHAAAVLLCSTGSSRLVAESTVVPLRPGPLRTGLTRRILGSRAPLGPVTPVARRILRYGTMGPGAAPHMVEACARIVHGCPTRVRHAWSKVLDTLELDHNIGELRVPTAVVVGTADRLTPPVHARSLIAALPVCVGGTELTGVGHMTPVEAPEVVTARIRELVTGYGTRTTGSTDVTIKEGA, encoded by the coding sequence GTGAGCAGGCCCGGCCACGTCGCCGCCGGCCCCTACGCGCCGCCCGTCCCGGCCCGCGCCCTCACCGCGGTCTCCGCCGACGGCACCCGGCTGCACGTCGAGGTGCACGGCCCGGATGACGCGCCCGCCGTCGTCCTCTCGCACGGCTGGACCTGCTCGACGGCCTTCTGGGCGGCGCAGATCCGCGATCTCGCCGCCGACCACCGCGTCGTCGCCTACGACCAGCGCGGCCACGGACGCACCCCCGCGAGCCCCGCCTGCACCACCGACGCCCTCGCCGACGACCTCGAAGCCGTCCTCGCGGCCACCCTCGCCCCCGGTGAGAAGGCGGTCATCGCCGGGCACTCGATGGGCGGCATGACCATCCTGGCCGCCGCCGCCCGCCCCGGGTTCCGCGAGCACGCGGCCGCCGTCCTGCTGTGCAGCACCGGTTCCTCGCGGCTGGTCGCCGAGTCGACCGTGGTGCCGCTCCGCCCCGGACCGCTCAGGACCGGCCTGACCCGGCGCATCCTCGGCTCGCGGGCCCCGCTCGGGCCGGTCACTCCGGTGGCCCGCCGGATACTGCGCTACGGGACGATGGGACCGGGCGCCGCGCCGCACATGGTCGAGGCGTGCGCACGGATCGTGCACGGCTGCCCCACCCGGGTGCGGCACGCCTGGTCGAAGGTGCTCGACACCCTCGAACTCGACCACAACATAGGCGAGTTGCGGGTGCCGACGGCGGTCGTCGTGGGCACCGCCGACCGGCTCACCCCACCGGTGCACGCCCGCTCGCTCATCGCCGCGCTGCCCGTCTGCGTGGGCGGCACCGAGCTGACCGGCGTCGGCCACATGACCCCGGTGGAGGCGCCCGAGGTGGTCACCGCGCGGATCAGGGAACTCGTCACCGGGTACGGCACGCGCACGACAGGCTCCACGGACGTGACGATCAAGGAGGGCGCATGA
- a CDS encoding GNAT family N-acetyltransferase, producing the protein MNIRPVPFDHPDAVKLNDEVQAEYHVRYGDGGDATILAATDFAPPNGVYLIAYDASGCPVATGGWRSQDANAEGNLDGDAELKRMYVSAGMRGRGLARRILSALEDDARAAGRLRMVLETGTKQPEAIALYTSSGYEPCEKFGYYRHHESSRCFAKPLTR; encoded by the coding sequence ATGAATATACGCCCGGTGCCGTTCGACCACCCCGACGCCGTGAAGCTGAACGACGAGGTCCAGGCCGAGTACCACGTCCGCTACGGCGACGGCGGTGACGCCACGATCCTGGCCGCCACCGACTTCGCGCCCCCGAACGGCGTCTACCTCATCGCCTACGACGCGTCCGGCTGCCCGGTCGCCACCGGCGGCTGGCGCTCCCAGGACGCCAACGCGGAGGGCAACCTCGACGGCGACGCCGAACTGAAGCGCATGTACGTCAGCGCCGGGATGCGCGGCCGGGGTCTGGCCCGCCGCATCCTGAGCGCCCTGGAGGACGACGCCCGCGCCGCCGGCCGGCTCCGGATGGTCCTGGAGACCGGCACCAAGCAGCCGGAGGCGATCGCCCTGTACACGTCCAGCGGCTACGAGCCCTGCGAGAAGTTCGGCTACTACCGCCACCACGAGTCGAGCCGCTGCTTCGCGAAGCCCCTGACCCGCTGA
- the moaC gene encoding cyclic pyranopterin monophosphate synthase MoaC: MSTQDRLTHIDAAGAARMVDVSGKDVTARTARASGRVLVSPRVIELLRGDGVPKGDALATARIAGIMGAKRTPELIPLCHPLSVSGVTVDLSVADDAVEILATVRTTDRTGVEMEALTAVSVAALTVIDMVKAVDKAAVVTDVRVEEKTGGASGDWSRA; this comes from the coding sequence ATGAGCACGCAGGACCGACTGACCCACATCGACGCCGCCGGGGCCGCCCGCATGGTCGACGTATCCGGGAAGGACGTGACCGCGCGCACCGCCCGTGCCAGCGGCCGGGTGCTCGTCTCACCCCGGGTGATCGAACTGCTGCGCGGTGACGGCGTCCCCAAGGGCGACGCGCTCGCCACCGCGCGCATCGCGGGCATCATGGGCGCCAAACGCACCCCCGAGCTGATCCCGCTCTGCCACCCGCTGTCGGTCTCCGGCGTGACGGTGGACCTCTCGGTCGCCGACGACGCCGTGGAGATCCTCGCCACCGTCAGGACCACCGACCGCACCGGCGTCGAGATGGAGGCGCTCACCGCGGTCTCCGTCGCCGCGCTCACCGTGATCGACATGGTCAAGGCGGTCGACAAGGCGGCGGTCGTCACCGACGTGCGCGTCGAGGAGAAGACGGGCGGCGCGTCGGGCGACTGGAGCAGGGCATGA
- a CDS encoding 5-formyltetrahydrofolate cyclo-ligase: protein MRSRLTADDVREAATALAARALALPELAAARTVAAYVSVGSEPGTLTLLDALRARGVRVLLPALLPDNDLDWGLYTGEGSLARVRHDGRLSLFEPAGDRLGPDAVTEADVVLLPGLAVDGRGMRLGRGGGSYDRVLARLERAGARPALLVLLYGPEVVEHVPEEAHDRPVQAVVTPEGVRRFPPSP from the coding sequence GTGAGAAGCAGGTTGACGGCCGATGACGTGCGCGAGGCCGCGACCGCGCTGGCCGCGCGGGCGCTCGCGCTGCCCGAACTGGCCGCCGCGCGCACGGTGGCCGCGTATGTCTCCGTCGGGAGCGAACCGGGCACCCTCACGCTCCTGGACGCGCTGCGCGCGCGGGGCGTGCGGGTCCTGCTGCCCGCGCTGCTGCCCGACAACGACCTCGACTGGGGCCTCTACACCGGCGAGGGCTCCCTCGCGCGGGTGCGGCACGACGGCCGGCTCTCCCTGTTCGAACCGGCCGGCGACCGGCTCGGCCCCGACGCGGTCACCGAGGCCGACGTCGTGCTGCTGCCGGGGCTCGCGGTGGACGGGCGCGGGATGCGGCTGGGGCGCGGCGGCGGCTCCTACGACCGCGTCCTGGCCCGCCTGGAGCGCGCGGGCGCCCGTCCCGCGCTGCTGGTGCTGCTGTACGGCCCCGAGGTCGTCGAGCACGTCCCCGAGGAGGCCCACGACCGGCCCGTGCAGGCGGTGGTGACGCCGGAGGGCGTGCGCAGGTTCCCGCCGAGCCCCTGA
- the galU gene encoding UTP--glucose-1-phosphate uridylyltransferase GalU, with amino-acid sequence MTQSHPRISKAVIPAAGLGTRFLPATKATPKEMLPVVDKPAIQYVVEEAVSAGLDDVLMITGRNKRPLEDHFDRNYELESALQKKGDASRLAKVQESSDLATMHYVRQGDPKGLGHAVLCAAPHVGHEPFAVLLGDDLIDPRDPLLARMVEVQERHGGSVIALMEVAPEQIHLYGCAAVERTEDGDVVKVTGMVEKPEPADAPSNYAIIGRYVLDPHVFDILRTTEPGRGGEIQLTDALQQLAQDEKVGGPVHGVVFTGRRYDTGDRGDYLRAIVRLACEREDLGPDFRTWLRSYVAEEM; translated from the coding sequence ATGACTCAGTCCCACCCCAGGATCAGCAAGGCTGTCATCCCCGCGGCCGGCCTCGGCACCCGGTTCCTGCCGGCCACCAAGGCCACGCCCAAGGAGATGCTGCCGGTCGTCGACAAGCCGGCGATCCAGTACGTGGTCGAGGAGGCCGTGTCGGCGGGGCTCGACGACGTCCTGATGATCACGGGACGCAACAAGCGCCCCCTGGAGGACCACTTCGACCGCAACTACGAGCTGGAGTCGGCCCTTCAGAAGAAGGGCGACGCGAGCAGGCTCGCCAAGGTCCAGGAGTCCAGCGACCTCGCCACCATGCACTACGTGCGCCAGGGCGACCCCAAGGGGCTCGGCCACGCCGTGCTGTGCGCCGCCCCGCACGTCGGCCACGAGCCCTTCGCCGTCCTGCTCGGCGACGACCTGATCGACCCCCGCGACCCGCTGCTCGCCCGCATGGTCGAGGTCCAGGAGCGGCACGGCGGCAGCGTCATCGCCCTCATGGAGGTCGCGCCCGAGCAGATCCACCTCTACGGCTGCGCCGCCGTCGAGCGCACCGAGGACGGCGACGTCGTCAAGGTGACCGGGATGGTCGAGAAGCCCGAACCCGCCGACGCGCCCTCGAACTACGCGATCATCGGCCGCTACGTCCTCGACCCGCACGTCTTCGACATACTGCGCACCACCGAGCCCGGCCGCGGCGGCGAGATCCAGCTCACCGACGCCCTCCAGCAGCTCGCCCAGGACGAGAAGGTCGGCGGACCCGTGCACGGCGTCGTCTTCACCGGCCGCCGCTATGACACCGGCGACCGCGGCGACTATCTGCGTGCCATTGTCAGACTCGCGTGCGAACGTGAAGACCTGGGACCGGACTTCCGGACCTGGCTCCGCAGTTACGTAGCCGAGGAGATGTAG